In the genome of Nocardioides marmoribigeumensis, one region contains:
- the rimO gene encoding 30S ribosomal protein S12 methylthiotransferase RimO yields the protein MTSSTFPAPAVPPTTTEPTPVAVVTLGCARNEVDSEELAGLLEAGGFRLVDEPEDATAVLVNTCGFVDVAKKDSVDTLLAAADLKETGQAQAVVAVGCLAERYGEDLASSLPEADAVLGFDHYPDIAARLREVLAGAAPAAHVPHDRRKLLPISPSERGAAAGAVVVPGHTIAAPDLPADAAPQTGPRAVRRRLDGGPTAPLKLASGCDRRCSFCAIPSFRGSFVSRRPTDVVAEAHWLAEQGVRELFLVSENSTSYGKDLGDLALLDTLLPELAAVPGVARVRVSYLQPAETRPGLIQAITGTPEVADYFDLSFQHASGRVLRRMRRFGDPDSFLDLLARVRAQSPLAGVRSNFIVGFPGESEEDFATLCDFLTEARLDVVGVFGYSDEDGTEAETFEDKLDAAEIRERVEHLTDLVEELTSQRAEDRVGETLQVLLEHVGTDEDGEPLVEGRAEHQGPEVDGTTTILGDIEGLAVGDLVDAVAVGHDGVDLVARVAGPNPTEGPR from the coding sequence ATGACTTCCTCCACCTTCCCCGCACCCGCCGTCCCGCCGACCACCACCGAGCCGACGCCGGTCGCGGTGGTGACCCTCGGCTGCGCCCGCAACGAGGTCGACAGCGAGGAGCTGGCCGGCCTGCTCGAGGCGGGCGGCTTCCGCCTGGTCGACGAGCCCGAGGACGCCACCGCCGTCCTGGTCAACACGTGCGGCTTCGTCGACGTGGCCAAGAAGGACTCGGTCGACACCCTCCTCGCCGCCGCCGACCTCAAGGAGACCGGCCAGGCGCAGGCCGTCGTGGCCGTCGGCTGCCTGGCCGAGAGGTACGGCGAGGACCTCGCCTCGTCGCTGCCCGAGGCCGACGCGGTGCTGGGGTTCGACCACTACCCGGACATCGCGGCCCGACTGCGTGAGGTGCTGGCCGGTGCGGCACCGGCCGCCCACGTGCCGCACGACCGCCGCAAGCTGCTGCCGATCAGCCCGTCCGAGCGAGGAGCCGCCGCCGGCGCGGTCGTCGTGCCGGGCCACACCATCGCCGCCCCCGACCTCCCGGCCGACGCGGCCCCGCAGACCGGACCACGCGCCGTACGCCGGCGGCTGGACGGGGGACCGACCGCTCCGCTCAAGCTGGCCTCCGGCTGCGACCGGCGCTGCTCGTTCTGCGCGATCCCGTCGTTCCGCGGGTCGTTCGTCTCCCGGCGGCCCACCGACGTGGTGGCCGAGGCGCACTGGCTGGCCGAGCAGGGCGTGCGGGAGCTCTTCCTGGTCAGCGAGAACTCCACGTCCTACGGCAAGGACCTCGGTGACCTCGCGCTGCTCGACACGCTGCTGCCCGAGCTGGCCGCCGTGCCCGGGGTGGCGCGCGTGCGGGTGTCCTACCTCCAGCCGGCCGAGACGCGGCCGGGCCTGATCCAGGCCATCACCGGGACGCCCGAGGTGGCCGACTACTTCGACCTGTCGTTCCAGCACGCCTCCGGGCGCGTGCTGCGACGGATGCGGCGTTTCGGGGACCCCGACAGCTTCCTCGACCTGCTCGCCCGCGTCCGGGCGCAGAGCCCGCTCGCCGGGGTGCGGTCCAACTTCATCGTGGGCTTCCCGGGGGAGAGCGAGGAGGACTTCGCCACCCTGTGCGACTTCCTGACCGAGGCCCGCCTCGACGTGGTCGGGGTCTTCGGCTACTCCGACGAGGACGGCACCGAGGCCGAGACCTTCGAGGACAAGCTCGACGCCGCCGAGATCCGCGAGCGCGTGGAGCACCTGACCGACCTGGTCGAGGAGCTCACCTCCCAGCGGGCCGAGGACCGGGTGGGGGAGACCCTGCAGGTGCTCCTGGAGCACGTCGGCACCGACGAGGACGGCGAGCCGCTGGTCGAGGGCCGCGCCGAGCACCAGGGCCCTGAGGTCGACGGCACCACCACGATCCTCGGCGACATCGAAGGACTCGCCGTGGGTGACCTGGTCGATGCGGTCGCCGTGGGTCACGATGGGGTCGACCTCGTCGCCCGGGTGGCGGGCCCGAACCCGACGGAGGGACCCCGATGA
- a CDS encoding sunset domain-containing protein: MTWVAQELAPWLVLAFVLGVVAGAALSLTRVSVEKWVEVPLPPAPEPETAEEDTTPATPVVETGTAPEEPVFPTLEDGAWEQEEAWSRPVRPVRASTQSSAHKDEWDDAAANWRTWADEAAGREASATDEPEPREPLPGGGRRVAGAAPAPPSSPARSSAEPSSAEPDPFPTALRRGDEAPASGSRSDHDLFAADRAADGGPEAWDDRGARAPLTSVDDVVVPPPSPASDADLFAADRTAHAEEEQVFPDAVFPDPEPEPVVEREPEPVAEPEPEPEPVVEPEYVEAVAPPEPEEQPAPPRVEHSPFDSASGGFVRRRRSELRQEPEPAVELFPEPEPAPAPEPSRRPEPVADVFPTYEPAPAPEPEPEPAPEPEPVADVFPAYEPEPEPVAAKAPEPEPEPEPEDEEPYVPPVIHGPAGPGSMYAPIDGSVPKNYPIKGQASTMLYFPKGAKFYTHVVADVYFDTAEAAEHAGFTRWDRRGSAAHVIRPNAED; this comes from the coding sequence ATGACCTGGGTCGCGCAGGAGCTGGCTCCGTGGCTGGTGCTCGCCTTCGTGCTCGGGGTCGTCGCCGGGGCCGCGCTCTCGCTCACGCGCGTGAGCGTCGAGAAGTGGGTCGAGGTGCCGCTGCCCCCCGCCCCCGAGCCGGAGACCGCGGAGGAGGACACCACCCCGGCCACGCCGGTCGTCGAGACGGGGACCGCGCCGGAGGAGCCGGTCTTCCCGACCCTCGAGGACGGCGCCTGGGAGCAGGAGGAGGCGTGGTCGCGTCCGGTCAGGCCGGTCCGCGCCAGCACCCAGTCCTCGGCCCACAAGGACGAGTGGGACGACGCCGCGGCCAACTGGCGCACCTGGGCCGACGAGGCCGCCGGTCGCGAGGCGTCCGCCACCGACGAGCCGGAGCCCCGGGAGCCGCTGCCCGGTGGCGGCCGCCGGGTCGCCGGGGCCGCCCCTGCGCCGCCGTCCTCGCCCGCGCGCTCGTCGGCGGAGCCGTCGTCGGCGGAGCCGGACCCGTTCCCGACGGCCCTGCGCCGCGGAGACGAGGCACCTGCCTCCGGGAGTCGCTCCGACCACGACCTCTTCGCCGCCGACCGCGCCGCCGACGGGGGACCCGAGGCCTGGGACGACCGGGGCGCTCGCGCGCCGCTGACGTCGGTCGACGACGTCGTGGTCCCGCCGCCGAGCCCGGCCTCCGACGCCGATCTCTTCGCCGCCGACCGCACCGCGCACGCCGAGGAGGAGCAGGTCTTCCCCGACGCGGTGTTCCCCGACCCGGAGCCGGAGCCGGTCGTCGAGCGGGAGCCCGAGCCGGTTGCCGAGCCGGAGCCGGAGCCGGAGCCGGTCGTCGAACCGGAGTATGTCGAGGCGGTCGCCCCGCCGGAGCCGGAGGAGCAGCCGGCCCCGCCCCGGGTCGAGCACAGCCCCTTCGACAGCGCATCGGGCGGCTTCGTGCGCCGACGTCGCAGCGAGCTGCGCCAGGAGCCCGAGCCGGCCGTCGAGCTGTTCCCGGAGCCGGAACCGGCGCCCGCTCCCGAGCCCTCGCGCAGGCCGGAGCCGGTCGCGGACGTGTTCCCGACGTACGAGCCGGCGCCCGCTCCCGAGCCCGAGCCGGAGCCTGCCCCCGAGCCGGAGCCGGTCGCGGACGTGTTCCCGGCATACGAGCCCGAGCCCGAGCCCGTGGCAGCGAAGGCCCCGGAGCCCGAGCCGGAGCCCGAGCCGGAGGACGAGGAGCCCTACGTGCCGCCGGTGATCCACGGGCCGGCCGGGCCGGGCTCGATGTACGCCCCGATCGACGGGTCGGTCCCCAAGAACTACCCGATCAAGGGCCAGGCCTCGACGATGCTCTACTTCCCGAAGGGCGCGAAGTTCTACACCCACGTCGTGGCCGACGTGTACTTCGACACAGCCGAGGCCGCTGAGCACGCCGGATTCACGCGATGGGACCGCCGCGGGTCGGCCGCTCACGTCATCCGGCCCAACGCCGAGGACTGA
- a CDS encoding OmpA family protein, translating into MDPGAQSADEPHGGASPGHTMSKVTERKLARHPAGSRLGWSFVLVPALVAAGAGFLGGPGVERDLEAQGQSALQAAKIRKVELQADGVFVTAKVPTSVDADRVRDLLTEVDGVAAVTVEQVFASKREERACTNLEAKLNRATRQQRVPFVGRTDRLTPAGVTMVRQAGRLVAACGSAVVYVGGHTDEATSNGPTLTLRRAQAMIRVMRKAGAPADRLVPRGYGAQYEIDKSGTPAARAKNERGSITVEGQ; encoded by the coding sequence ATGGACCCCGGTGCGCAGAGTGCCGACGAGCCGCACGGCGGCGCGTCGCCCGGCCACACCATGTCCAAGGTGACCGAGCGCAAGCTCGCCCGTCACCCCGCCGGCAGCCGGCTCGGCTGGAGCTTCGTGCTGGTGCCCGCGCTGGTCGCCGCCGGAGCCGGGTTCCTCGGCGGTCCCGGCGTCGAGCGCGACCTCGAGGCGCAGGGCCAGAGCGCCCTTCAGGCCGCGAAGATCAGGAAGGTCGAGCTCCAGGCCGACGGCGTCTTCGTCACCGCCAAGGTGCCGACGTCCGTCGACGCCGACCGGGTGCGCGACCTCCTCACCGAGGTCGACGGGGTCGCCGCGGTCACCGTCGAGCAGGTCTTCGCCAGCAAGCGCGAGGAGCGCGCCTGCACCAACCTCGAGGCCAAGCTCAACCGCGCGACCCGTCAGCAGCGCGTCCCGTTCGTCGGCCGCACCGACCGGCTGACCCCCGCCGGCGTGACGATGGTGCGGCAGGCGGGCCGCCTCGTCGCCGCCTGCGGCTCCGCCGTGGTCTACGTCGGCGGCCACACCGACGAGGCGACCTCCAACGGTCCGACCCTCACCCTGCGCCGGGCCCAAGCGATGATCCGCGTCATGCGCAAGGCCGGCGCCCCGGCCGACCGCCTCGTGCCCCGCGGCTACGGCGCGCAGTACGAGATCGACAAGAGCGGCACCCCCGCCGCTCGGGCCAAGAACGAGCGCGGCTCGATCACCGTGGAAGGTCAGTGA